From one Nocardioides yefusunii genomic stretch:
- the orn gene encoding oligoribonuclease — translation MNDRLVWIDCEMTGLDLVNDALVEVAALVTDYELNVLGEGVDIVIKPPAAALEQMDDFVRNMHTTSGLITEFDGGTTLADAEARVLAYIKEQCGENARPVLAGNTVGTDRSFLARDMPELEGYLHYRNVDVSSIKELSKRWYPRAYFAAAEKRGNHRALADIQESIEELRYYREAVFVAQPGPDSETARGIAAKHAGSITGLWDEPAEATDNPAEQA, via the coding sequence GTGAATGACCGTCTGGTGTGGATCGACTGTGAGATGACCGGCCTCGACCTCGTGAACGACGCGCTCGTCGAGGTGGCTGCGTTGGTGACCGACTACGAGTTGAACGTGCTCGGAGAGGGCGTCGACATCGTCATCAAGCCCCCGGCCGCCGCGCTGGAGCAGATGGACGACTTCGTCCGGAACATGCACACCACCTCGGGCCTGATCACCGAGTTCGACGGCGGCACGACGCTGGCCGACGCCGAGGCACGCGTGCTGGCGTACATCAAGGAGCAGTGCGGCGAGAACGCGCGCCCCGTCCTGGCCGGCAACACCGTCGGTACCGACCGCTCGTTCCTGGCCCGCGACATGCCCGAGCTCGAGGGATACCTGCACTACCGCAACGTCGACGTCTCCTCGATCAAGGAGCTGTCGAAGCGTTGGTACCCGCGTGCCTACTTCGCCGCGGCAGAGAAGCGTGGCAACCACCGCGCCCTGGCCGACATCCAGGAGTCGATCGAGGAGCTGCGCTACTACCGCGAGGCCGTCTTCGTCGCCCAGCCCGGCCCCGACTCCGAGACCGCGCGCGGCATCGCCGCGAAGCACGCCGGATCCATCACCGGCCTCTGGGACGAGCCGGCCGAGGCCACCGACAACCCCGCTGAGCAGGCCTGA
- a CDS encoding ATP-binding protein: protein MGRGWAALALTLFVVVASLYCVGIQPAAVTVPEALPVGLVAGTWLLLPRSTRPMLVVPVAAGVAAVYAVFDRTWGVSLGLGISAALGVWVATEVLTDRGRRPAALLSDDDLGYFVGAGFLGAFAGASGAVVTALCTGYAPWWLAGFGTMVCHLATYLTVMPHFMGRARFPSVAGSGERILQWTLMIVLTVACFLPIEADFSLVFCLIPVMGWAALRAPMRETIVQVLVVTTLTHAMTSRGLGPFATNPLASDVHNELAVIAYGVFVCAYALTVIPFSLAVGIQRRQAWRAKSEQARVRQLVRSASGVAIIGTDAEGRIDLFNPGAEKMLGYTQREVLGLSPSIFFTQAEVERLSRRLGSRASFGDVAAKLAARTISNTDVEFLRKDGEVLTLQFAMSRIHDDDGEVAGFVATGEDVTDRVKRQRALEEALAAEQVANENLKEVDQVKDALISGVSHELRTPITSILGYLEVLEDGGFGDLEPAQVRALRRVRGNSTRLLSLIDDLLMLNRIQDEFVEVVHSSLDLREVVRGARESNLSVFAAAGVRLVCEVPARAVRVQGDADRLARVLDNLLGNAAKFTERSGEVLLSLHCEGQQAVVTVSDSGIGIPASEQPRVFDRFYRAAAARERAIQGSGLGLSVAQALVRAHGGRIEVSSEPGEGSTFRVRLPLEGRVPVPEQDRAVARHQRSVT from the coding sequence ATGGGCCGAGGGTGGGCAGCGCTCGCGCTGACCCTGTTCGTCGTCGTCGCCTCGCTGTACTGCGTCGGCATCCAGCCAGCTGCGGTGACGGTTCCCGAGGCGCTCCCCGTGGGACTGGTCGCGGGCACCTGGTTGTTGCTCCCGCGCTCCACGCGGCCGATGCTCGTCGTTCCGGTCGCCGCCGGTGTGGCGGCCGTCTACGCCGTCTTCGATCGCACGTGGGGAGTCTCGCTCGGGCTGGGCATCAGTGCTGCCCTCGGTGTCTGGGTGGCGACCGAGGTGCTCACCGACCGCGGTCGGCGCCCCGCAGCCCTGCTCAGCGACGACGACCTGGGCTACTTCGTCGGAGCCGGCTTCTTGGGTGCGTTCGCGGGGGCGTCGGGAGCTGTCGTCACTGCCCTGTGCACCGGGTACGCACCGTGGTGGTTGGCAGGTTTCGGCACGATGGTGTGCCATCTGGCCACCTATCTGACCGTGATGCCGCACTTCATGGGGCGCGCGCGTTTCCCCAGCGTCGCGGGCTCGGGGGAGCGCATCCTCCAGTGGACGCTGATGATCGTCCTCACCGTGGCCTGCTTCCTGCCGATCGAGGCCGACTTCTCCCTCGTCTTCTGCCTCATCCCGGTGATGGGATGGGCGGCCCTGCGCGCCCCGATGCGGGAGACGATCGTCCAGGTCCTGGTGGTGACCACCCTCACCCACGCCATGACCTCGCGTGGGCTGGGGCCGTTCGCCACGAACCCGCTCGCCTCGGACGTGCACAACGAGCTGGCCGTGATCGCCTACGGCGTCTTCGTGTGCGCCTACGCCCTGACGGTCATCCCGTTCTCTCTCGCCGTCGGGATCCAGCGCCGTCAGGCCTGGCGAGCCAAGTCCGAGCAGGCCCGTGTGCGTCAGCTGGTGCGGAGTGCGTCGGGCGTCGCCATCATCGGCACCGACGCCGAGGGACGCATCGACCTCTTCAATCCCGGTGCCGAGAAGATGCTCGGGTACACCCAGCGCGAGGTGCTGGGTCTCTCGCCCAGCATCTTCTTCACGCAGGCTGAGGTGGAACGGCTCTCCCGTCGCCTCGGCAGCCGGGCCTCGTTCGGTGACGTCGCGGCCAAGTTGGCTGCCCGCACGATCTCCAACACCGACGTCGAGTTCCTGCGCAAGGACGGCGAGGTGCTCACGTTGCAGTTCGCGATGTCGCGCATCCACGACGACGACGGAGAGGTCGCCGGGTTCGTCGCCACCGGCGAGGACGTCACGGACCGCGTCAAGCGTCAGCGGGCTCTGGAAGAGGCGTTGGCCGCTGAGCAGGTGGCCAACGAGAACCTCAAGGAGGTCGACCAGGTCAAGGATGCCCTGATCTCCGGTGTCAGCCACGAACTCCGCACCCCGATCACCAGCATCCTGGGCTACCTCGAAGTGCTGGAGGACGGCGGTTTCGGCGACCTTGAACCGGCGCAGGTCCGTGCCTTGCGGCGAGTCCGGGGCAACAGCACCCGCCTGCTCTCGCTGATCGACGACCTCCTGATGCTCAACCGGATCCAGGACGAGTTCGTCGAGGTCGTGCACTCCTCCCTCGACCTGCGCGAGGTCGTGCGTGGGGCCCGGGAGAGCAATCTCTCGGTCTTCGCGGCGGCCGGCGTCCGGTTGGTGTGCGAGGTGCCGGCCCGGGCGGTCCGGGTGCAGGGCGACGCCGACCGGCTCGCTCGTGTCCTGGACAACCTCCTCGGCAACGCTGCGAAGTTCACCGAGCGCAGCGGCGAGGTGCTCCTGTCGCTGCACTGCGAGGGGCAGCAGGCCGTCGTCACCGTCAGCGATTCCGGCATCGGGATCCCGGCCTCGGAGCAGCCCCGGGTCTTCGATCGCTTCTACCGGGCAGCCGCTGCGCGTGAGCGTGCGATCCAGGGAAGTGGGCTCGGTCTCTCGGTGGCCCAGGCCCTCGTTCGGGCCCATGGTGGTCGGATCGAGGTCTCCTCGGAGCCGGGCGAGGGCTCGACGTTCCGGGTCAGGCTCCCGTTGGAAGGACGCGTGCCGGTCCCCGAGCAGGACCGCGCCGTCGCGCGGCACCAACGTTCCGTGACCTGA